DNA from Nematostella vectensis chromosome 5, jaNemVect1.1, whole genome shotgun sequence:
ATAGTGGGTTGGAAAGGGGATAATGGGTAGGAAAGAGGATAGTGGGTAGGaaaggggatagtgggtagggaaggggatagtgggtagggaaggggatagtgggtagggaaggggatagtgggtaggaAAGGAGATAGTGGGTAGAaaaggggatagtgggtagggaAGGGGAATGTTGGTAGGgaaggggatagtgggtagggaaggggatagtgggtagggaaggggatagtgggtagggaaggggatagtgggtagtgaaggggatagtgggtagggaaggggatagtgggtagggaAGGGGATACTGGGTAGGAAAGTTGATAGTGGGTAGGAAAGGGGATAATGGGTAGAAAAGAGGATAGTGGGTAGGgaaggggatagtgggtaggaaaggggatagtgggtagggaaggggatagtgggtagggaAGGGGAATGATGGTAGGgaaggggatagtgggtagaGAAGGGGATAGTTGGCAGGGGATAGTTGGTAGGGAAGAGGATAGTTGGCAGGGGATAGTTGGTAGGgaaggggatagtgggtagggaaggggatagtgggtaggaAAGGAGATAGTGGGTAGGAAAGGGGATAATGGGTAGGgaaggggatagtgggtaggaAAGGAGATAGTGAGTAGGAAAGGGGATAATAGGTGGGGcaggggatagtgggtaggaAAGAGGATAGTGGGTAGGgaaggggatagtgggtagggaAGGGGATAATAGGTAGGGgaggggatagtgggtaggaAAGAGGATAGTGGGTAGGgaaggggatagtgggtagggaAGGGGATAGTTGGTAGGGAAGGCGATAGTGGGTAGGGAAGGGGATAGTTGGCAGGGGATAGTTGGTAGGGAAGGGGATAGTGGTTAGGGAAGGGGATAGTTGGCAGGGGATAGTTAGTAGGGAAGGGGATAGTTGGcaggggatagtgggtagggaaggggatagtgggtaggaAAGGAGATAGTGGGTAGGaaaggggatagtgggtaggaAAGGAGATAGTGGGTAGGAAAGGGGATAATGGGTAGAAAAGAGGATAGTGGGTAGGgaaggggatagtgggtagggaaggggatagtgggtagggaaggggatagtgggtaggaAAGGGGATAATGGGTAGAAAAGAGGATAGTGGGTAGGgaaggggatagtgggtagggaaggggatagtgggtaggaAAGGGGATAATGGGTAGAaaaggggatagtgggtaggaAAGGGGATAATGGGTAGAAAAGAGGATAGTGGGTAGGgaaggggatagtgggtagggaaggggatagtgggtagggaaggggatagtgggtagggaAGGGGAATGTTGGGAAGGAGATAGTGGGTGGGAAAGAGGATAATGGGTAGGGGAGAGGATAATGGGTAGGGGAGAGGATGGTGGGTAGGGGATAGTTGGTGGTAAAGGTATTGTCAGGTAGGCATTACCCCCTACCGGACATCCAGCCTACAAGCCTGAAACTAGTCTACTAACCAAGAAGTTGGTCAGGTGAGCTTGTGAAGTCTTTGCCGGGTACACATTCCTTCCGCATCTTCAGGTACTGCTTTAGTTCTTCTGCACGATTCATGTATTCAACAACCTACCCAAGCAATGAAAATGTGTCAACCCTGAAACCAAACCCAAACCATAAtaacccaaccctaaccctaggCCAAGTCCTAGCCCTAACCCTAACTCTTACCCTATCTATAGGCCTATCTAGCCCATCCAAAATAAGCTGCAGTTCAATGACACTAGAATCTACTATTAAACCAaatcaataaaccaaaataggAGCTACAAAAGTTAACAGTATAATGTTTCTTGTTAAATACTTGTGCTACTGTGCAAATGAAGTACAccatgaataaaataaaatttcctTGTTAACATACCCTTTCCCTTAGATGAGTTTTCTTGACGGGATCTGTCTCGTCTATAATACAATGGAAAAAAGAATATTTCTGACGATGATGAATAAAACATTTCTAATCAAAGCAGAAAAACTAACACATCCTATTCACAACAGATGACAACATATTTTAACACTACTGATTGACATACTCTAGCTAAGAGAGGCTCAGTAAAGCCACACATTAACTTTTGTTTTCCATTCtacattgaaaacaaatagTTGATGAAGTTTTGAAATGataatctaaaaacaaagtttaaaccTTATTGATCAAATTTAATCGAAAATACCACAAAAGCTATGTCCacttagccgatggaaatggatgctttctcacacatTTGCTAGGACGACGAAATGGTGCTGAAAGAGACTCTTTaatgtgattggttgagaTGGCGAAGCCATTCTGCCATAATAAATCATTTTCAGCAGAAACATCTaactaaataataaataaattggagTAGCTAATCACTCTCATCGCAGCAAGATGCTGAATTACAAGAGCACAGATTCAGACGTGTTCGAGTTGAAGGCATGGGAAGGTGTCTCAGGTAGCTGCTACATatcatgtctgaccacggatATCACAGCTAAGATCTGAATTGTTAAAAAACCCTCTGTTGAGCAAATGCGAGACCAACTAACTCAACTCACGTTGGAACCGGAAATAAACCCAGAACCcagcggtgagaggcacaggcactagaGAGCGACGCTCTGCCACATAGGCTCCAATTATCGGTGTCTGAATTAATAGTGTTGGCAGTAAACAGTATTCATATTGTTATGTACCAAATCTATATTTGATTATTTCTACTCACATTCGACTGCAGGCACAAAGTATTCCATGGCCTGACAATAAAGCTGAGCAGCTTCCTTATGAGAGCCATCTTTGTCTAGCGAGACCGCCTCACTTACGATTCCAACCTGGCAATGAAGAAAATTAAACTACCAAAAGATATATGACAATAAAGCTATGCACTCCCTCATGATAGGTGACTTGAACTTAGAAATCACCTGATTTTTTTAGTAGCAAAATTATCACCCAAAAATAGACAAAGAAATGGAAACTTTCAGACTTATTCTTAACCGCTGAATACTGTAAGttgcattttgttgttgtatacTGCGGCAAAAGACATTGCTCCCAAAAGTCACGAGGAAAGTGGTGGTTTCAAGGGGAGTGGATTTCAAAAGGTGACTCCCCCAATCCAGGCACGTTCCTAGGGAGGGTACGCATGGTGCTTTCCCCCTTGGGTTGTTTCTTTTTGAAGGAATGTCAAATACCATCCTTCTCCATATGATACTGGGCACCCCAGCTTCCCTTCAGAAAATCCTGGGTTAGCAACTACAATCCATCTCACTTTTCCCCCCTTATCCATTCTGTGAGAGGCGGCCATGTTAATGCACATAGCATAAAAAAGTTACGTACAGCTTTTTGTAGACTTGTTGAGGACGGCATGTGTTCCATGTCGATAAACGGGTGTATAAAGAAAGCTTCAAAGGATATTCTCTGCTTGGGGTCCCTTTGGAGTAAAGCGATAAGGAGATCTCGGCAGTCCGCAGACACTCTTGGACCTGGGGGGagctaaaaacatttttaactcTGTGGACAGGTTAAAAAGCCAGGGAGGGAGACCTTCCCTACTTGGGATATGCTTCTAACAAATCCACTGGCTGGTGTTGGGAATGCATGAAGTACCTTGATGGGTTCTGATGAGCGTAATTTGGCTTCCAGCTCTACAAAAGTCTTTGACTTGAATGGAGGCTCACCAAATAAAGTTTctggaaaaaaattgaatgTTATAATATGTTATAGTCATGACCCTGAGATACACCATTAAGTCAATAAATTTTTAAGGTGATCGTGCATTTCCCATTGCTGCACCCCGACTGTGGAATAGTCTTCCGGATGAAGTAAGTTGCACTAGTTCTCTAGGTAGTTTTAAAAAGGCACTTaagacatttttatttaagaaGCGCTTAATTTATAATCAATATATATATTCCTTTAATTTTTATCATAGGTCTATTGTAATTATATTATTCATAGTTTTATCATAATATTAATTATAGTTTGGCATTTGTTACAAGTTTTATTTACTCGATGTAATGCGCAGTTGAAaatttttatattgataatTGCGCAATATAAAtgcaataaattattattattgttattaattaattattattattattaataaattATAGTCTTAGATGTGTAACCTATGAATCTTTCAATTTTAAGTCATTATTACcacaaagcttttttttaaattactttCTGTACACTCTGAGCATAGACAACAGATTACAATGTATGTAAAACGCAGGGGAAGATCaagaaggggggagggtgccaTCTCAATTTTCTAAAAGAAATAACAGTaggggagtggaggggtgtgcacatatataatataaaagaCACATGGCCAGAGGtaaatttgtggattttagCACCCATACAATCTAAAGGAAGAATAACTTTAAGGAGGACCCCCCAGAACTCCCCCTGGATCCCACATGGAATGATATAATCACACACTCATAATACAGTACCATAGAGAATGACACCAACAGACCAAAGATCAACAGAGGCGTCATATGATTGACAGCATATCATCTCTGGTGCCTGCCGAACATACAATCAACAATATAAACCTCTTGGAACAAAAATTTTCATGGGACCTTTGGTTTCTTATATTAAGACAACAACAAGATATGTTCAGTTCAATATCTGATGAAGGTTTTATTAAACAGATCACTTCTGTCAATGTGCTGAATGGATATGTATACTGTACAATTTAGCACTACActttaaaattgtttatatatttatgagaaaagcaagaaaaagaaacaaagatAACTTTGTACTTTACCATATAAAGAGGTGATCCACGGATATTGCTAGCCTCAGAATTGGGATgcaacttttgagcaaaaccaaaatctagaaaaaaaaagcaaagcaCATTTTGAAGTCTTCAGCTTTAGAGCTTCTGACTGTTGCTATGTGATTTGAGGGAGTCATTCACTGATTTAACATAGTTCTGGGGAGgacagatattttttttaaaagttggAAGAGTAAGAGCTACTACGTATTTTCCCTTCATATTCTGTAATCCATGACATTATTCAGAAATTGTGTTCTTTCTTACTTTTCCTAAACCTCCTTAACCTGATCAGTATTTTAGCATTTCTATCCCAACATTTCAGTTCCCCTCAAGTTTCTGTATCACaatcataaaaaaagtaaGAATACAGGAGATAAAGGTACAGGATATAATTACCTGCTATCCTAAGCAAATGGTTGTGGCGGAAAGACAGCAGGAGTCTCAAGCATAGTTAATACTCACCAGCTATTTTGAGCACAGGGTTGTGGCGAGAAGACAGGAGGAGGTTCTGTGGcttcagatccatgtgggccACATCATAGCTGCGCATGTATTGAAGGGCACAAGCTGTTTAGAAAAGCACACCATCATGGCTCTAACAGTGACATTGTCAGGGTAACTACTAAGGGTCTGTGTGAACCACAGGAAACAGAGTACAGTTAGTAGCTCCAAGCCAAAGGCAGACACACATAATTGCacagaattgttttttttaaaattcaatTGCTAGAGGATAGCTACCAGCACAGTATTTAGATGTATGCAACCACCCTTACAGTAGGCTCTGTTTCAAGAATacattttactaaaaaaaaatgtagcaGGTGCATTTCCAGGATTtctttaagggggagggggggtgcacagtcatacGGTAGGTGTCATACGGAAAAAAGGAAGAATTTCACGATCCTTTAATagcccacacacacaccccctgtGTAGTGCCTTTTTAGTACAGAGCACAAGCTGTGTGAAGAAACAAACCAGAGCTCTGACATTGTTAGGGTATATCTACTTAAAGCTTTTTGTTAAGCACAGGGCAGTTGTTTGGAAAAGAACACTCTCACAGTTCCTAGATTGCAATAGGGTAACTACTTTCTAGCCAAATGGGGTTCAGTTTAGCGGTGCTCAAATCAAACCTGAACTTACCTAGCTGTCTCAGGAATTTTCTGGCCATTCGTTCTGGTAAAGCTCTTTTACTGTGAATAAACCTGGATAAatccccaccaccacagtACTCCATGATCAAGAAGATGTGGTTCTCATCCCACTGAAGATTTAAACAGGGTTTTGATAAGAGAGAGAGAGTATCTTTTGTAACGATGAACATGGATAACAGCCTGCTTGCAGGAAGTGGACTGTGCTTTTATTCCTCAGAACAATCAGACACAAAGATAATAATCAAAAACCAAACAAATACCTGGAAATCTTTGAGCTGCACAATGTGCTCATGCTCCAGGTTCCTCAACAACTCTATTTCTGTCAGAAGATTTTCTGTCGCTGCCTTGgacaatgttttcttttttatgcaTTTGATAGCAACTACATCTCTATTGTCTCCCTACaaaaaacaattacattttctaaaacccTTAGCTTAAATAAACCGAGTAATCTTTTGTAATGATTTGTTGGCAAAATCTTAGCAAATAAAGAtttttcagggggaggggctttGGGAGTCAGTGCCAGCCTCATCAGCCACAATTAGGTCGCCCTTACCATGTCAAAAACAAGATATTATATAAACTATATAATTTTAGTTCACCAAAATCTGGACTTCCAGTTTTTGGTAATACTCTGGTTAACGATCACAActatttgggtatttattttCCCAACAACTATATTTTAAGTACATTTCAAACACGGTCCCCAAGAGGAGGAAGTTGTCTAAGCACTTTTGTTCCCCTGCCCCGCTTGAAATCATGACAGTCATTCAAATGTTGAGCTTTTGATATGACGAATCAAATACcgtatttgtaaaaataaaaagtctGCATCAAGTCAGTTTTGACTACTCACAATCTATTGAACGGACTAAATTAGTAAGTTGTCTGAGTCAACGTTGAACCTAATGTATTTGTGATGATAAAAATAGTTAACAAGGCAAGAGCATTCTCATATCTTTTACATTACTATTGGCCCAGCCAATCATACTCAAATTACATCTCAcaatttgcaaaaataaaataaaaaataaagaaataagatAATTTCAAAATCAATGATAGCCAATAACAACAAAGGTGCCCTTCTTTTTCTTATCTATAAGATAGTATGATATAAATAGATTTGACGTAAGAAATCTCCTTCAAAACGTGAACAAACTTCCGCCTTTGATCACATATGAAAACGTGGCAACACAGTAAAACAgataccttagcacagtagcTACCTTTTTAAAGGCTTTATAGACAGTAGCATACGATCCCTGGCCAAGTTTTTCTGCCACCACGAAGTTATTTATCTTCGGAGGCGGCACAACTTTCACTCCAGAGGCCGCCATGTTTGGACGACTGTTTACTTGAGCCGGTGGCTGGCtttagggaggggagggaggtggAACGAGACCGGAAATGACAAGACATTCCAAAAATAGACCGGGGCTttccctttaaaaaaaatgtaattcaGCAAATTTAAGAGGCTAAACTGCAATTTAGAAGGAATATTCCTCCGGTATCTCGAAGCCTTTAGACGCTTTAGATATCGAATCGAATTAATTAATTCTTAAAGTATCTGCAATGAAGATTCAAGCTGAATTGTGCGACAAAATTCGAAGAGTAATCGAAGAGAAATATCCGAACTTTTCAGCATGGACTGTTTTCAAAAATGGAACTGCCGTGTTAGTAAACGATGCAACGACCAAGGAAGCTGTTATTGAGAAAGCAACAGATAAAATGCGAGTGTTTGGGCCGGTCTATCCTGGAAGTTCCGCGGGCGATTTCTCTGTAGAAACGACGCAAGAGGGATATATTGTCTTGGGACATTGCCCGGAAATGTTTACGTATATGGCTAACGAAATGGATTCAGAACAAGGTGAGATGATTATTGGGTTGATTGGACGGTCAAGAAGAGATGCTGATGGCAAAAACCCTCAAATTATTCATGTGGAATTAAGAAGCACAGTCCAATGAAGGCCAAGgagattttcaaaacaattcCACTCCCAATAATGGCAGTGTAGACTAAGCACAAAAGCGAATACTATAGGATCGATTGAATAATGCCAAAGGTATCGATAATGTGGACACTGCAATGATTTAAAAAACTTTATATCGAAATCGGCACCTATTGCTTATACTTTAAAAATAGATAGACAGATCATTTTATTAGCCGTTTATACAGATTTGTACATCACTAATTACAAAAACTATGATGTTGTACCGGTCACTAGACTTCTCTGCTTTTAAAGCAATCATGGATGAATTTGGCCTCCTATTTGTCTAGGTTGCTCAACCAATTGCTGCCTCTGCAAATCacgacccccaccccccccacccccaccccgaACCCACACACACCCCAGCGAGAGTGCAAGAGTGCGTGAAGCAATTGTCGTTGATTTGGGCAGACTTTATATAAAGCACGGCGCCTACCTATTGCTGCCCTAAAGTTACTCgctgataaataaaaaatgaggACAAAAAACGGCTGAGAGACGATCAAGATACCAGACGATATCGACCATCACTTTATAGCAAAAATAACTACCTTCTGTTTTGGTTTGACATCTGACATGTAATAAACTCCTAAGTTAGAATTATAACTTGTGTatgcaatatatatatatatctactTAGTActcaatacaccaaaaactggtattcgactctgccaattttttgtctttaataacacttcttcagggcagactcagaagacttcttcagggcagactctaGTCTTATTAaggacgaaaatttggcagagtcgaataccagttttttggtgcatttattcttctggtttatGATCACGACTTTTTGGTGCAGCTATTTTCACATTATATGACAAATATTTTCGGGTACCATGTTAGGTCTCCAGGCGACAGAGAGGTAAAGTACACATTAATAACGTAATCTCCTTGAACTCGCCGTGCTAATGAGTTACAATAcgtccccaccccaccccagcCGTTATCATAATATGTACCCATACCGCTGAATTATTGTAAATAAATTACGCCATTATAAGAGAAACGGAGCgacattcttaaaaaaaaggacAGACAACCGTTTGCATTTTTTTGGGTGAATACATGAGAAGAAATTCGGTATTTTACGTCCTTGCAGCTGCTAGAAAATGCGTTGTTCTTTAAAACAGGTTGAGAAAATACTTGATCAATAATGCATGAAGACCTATTTGCATGTCGGCTGTTTCACAAGTCTAACTAGCCCTGTTCACTCGCCGTGCTACAGTAAGTCCTGCTTGATAGTAGTCGTTgagcacataacgacacgtcTCTTTTAGACTCGACAAGATAAGTGCGGATGCAATAAGAGATCTCCCTCCAGGTTCGAAGGCATAGGTTTTTAGTTGCTatgatgtttgttttttgaaaGTCGAAAAACGGGAACTTCCTGCTGACAGAAGCTTAACAACCTTGGAGAAGAAGTTTATTTTGCAGGTGAGTAGTAATTTGGCAGCAACTATCGCTGGGTCAGCGTAAATGCAACGTTCATAAGAaggtgttattttttttgctggaCTGCCGTATGATTTATTCACATCTGCGAATAAATCATAAACTTTAAGGACTTGTTATTTCtccaacaaaaacaaatcaacttaGATGACAGCTTCAAATGTTGTACTTCATTTCTCCTTACTTGTGATTCTTTAATTTTATTGCCGGAACTATAAtttgagaaaaaaagtttgtataagaaattgcaatattttctgtttttactTTATGCAAcacaatattatatttttgataaatgtGAAATTGtcagaaaagaaacaaaaaaaacaaatgagaaaaaaaagtatgcgACGTTTTTGTAGTCTTGTTTTTAAAGATTTAAGCCGAGGCCGAATTACTGTTTATTAAGAAAAAGACAACCCGCAGAGGAAATTCCCTTCGCCTAAGACAAATATCCATTCTACGAAACTCCTACCCCTAATTAGTGCTAGAACAATCTTTTTAAGACCTAATATTAACAATATGGTGTTAATATTGACTTCTTTCTCGTCAAATAGTAAAGTTCCAAAATCTTCaaatcattttgtaaaaattacaaaattgTTAATTAAAATCGCCTTATGTGCTTAATAAATTTAGGCCTTGTATTAAAGGCAAATCGTTGTTAATGAAACTTTCGAAAATGAAAAAGTAATTCAAATAACACTGTATTAGTTCTTTAATTATTAATACTGCAATTTCAAAAATAGAAGCAATGTTCTACTTTAGCTGTTCAAATTTTTGTTGCTATACATTTTTACCAGGGCCTCTTATATCATTATTCAAtctaagaaagaaagaaagaaagaaagaaagaaagaaagaaagaaagaaagaaagaaagaaagaaagaaagaaagaaagaaagaaagaaagaaagaaagaaagaaagaaagaaagaaagaaagaaagaaagaaagaaagaaagaaagaaagaaagaaagaaagaaagaaagaaagaaacgCAACGGACAAGGGAATTCTGCCTCCTATAAGCTGGGGTTGGATGCGTACTATTAGCGAAACGTTATCTAAACTCCTTTCTTCTGTTTGGAAAGCTCAGCCTGATTCGATGCGTATTTTAGCAAGAAAAGCGGCAAAAGAAAGTATGCCCATCAAAAATTTGTGGAACACCATAAAGAAGGCCAATTAGGCCGCAATTTTACACCCCCGCGTAAATAACGAGTCACAACAGATATTTTCCGTCACATATCGTTACTCAATGAGGTATCAGACGAGAATATTGTGGACGGTCATGTTGAGGTTTTGTTACAAATAGACCGTTGTATTCACaggtgaaaacaataacaattaaGTGGCTGATTGACTTTCGTTAATGCCTTGCAGACGAGCGAGCCTGTATGGGATTGGTGCTACATGATATAAAcctaggagggggggggagggggggactggCCAACCAATTCAATTTTGCCAGCAATGCTCGCATTCTTTCACTGGGGGcatgctcccccccccccccctgaaaaaaatatttaaacaaaTTATAAGGAGAAAACCAGTAGCGGCGTTGCTGTGCCCCCTCGATATTTTCTTTAAGTTTCTATATCatgcccccccacccctcaatatttcaaggcctgctaTTGCCCTATGTAATTGATATCCCACCAATCACCATTTTAGACTAACACCTAACGATGGCCAATTGCTTCGGATTACTTGGCCATTTTTCCACATTCAGACATTCGCTCGTGCGAAACAATAGCTGTGTGTTATGCTCTCTATTTACTGGCTAACGACGTTAGCTGTTACTGCGGTTTTCAACTTGCGATATGTTTTCGATAATTCCAACTCTAAACTGCTTtatggcttccgtcattcaaacatAAGAAATTGCATATTGTATGCATGTTTATACTGCTACCATTATATTTGtctatacactctttttttaaaggaaCGTCTACaagcccgtagccaggattttgagcggggggttCGTTTAACCATaaagcggaccattttctcctGGGTAGCTCGTCCTACCTCGCAGTGGTACTTAGTTTTTCTTCATTAGggcggaccttccagtcgagtggggggggggggggtccatggctatgggcctgatgtagttttcagttgaggctgggccgttcttgtTTTCGgggcattttaaggctgaatatgttcttaacaatGTTCTTAATTTTAGTGTATGTAAGAATATattacccaatgaattattaggaagagaattacactaacgATTAATAGCAATAACCAATATatggttgttactatgagcacaatttgattctgcattttagaacgcatcaggactaaaaaagaaaatgttttctgctatctgagcctcggcatatATGTTTTTACCATGTtctaaaatttggtgaaattaCCCTGAAATTGAAGAACAtctttaagaacattttcagtgcttcaaaaataaaatccgCCCAGTCTCAACTggaaattagacgttcttaaaaAAGAGTGTCTTCAGAGACCTAAATTACGTATtcaaactaaataaaaaacacacaaattgACCATTTCgtgtttttgttattacatGTGGGTCAACTAGTAAGCTATTTGTGATGCAGCCTTAGAAATGACTGTTCTCATTTCCGTCAGATCAACATTGTTTGAAATACATTTCTTTTCTGTGTCGGAAAAGAGTCTCGACAAAgaccaaaacattttttattaccttttttatttttattttgtgtgtttgtgtgtgtgacGTTCTTGGTATCTGCATTTATGTTTTGCTAAAACAAACTGCTGTTCATCTAACTAgtttatattgttttattacAGTTCTCTctaaattttattgtttt
Protein-coding regions in this window:
- the LOC5513180 gene encoding serine/threonine-protein kinase ULK3 isoform X1, which encodes MAASGVKVVPPPKINNFVVAEKLGQGSYATVYKAFKKGDNRDVVAIKCIKKKTLSKAATENLLTEIELLRNLEHEHIVQLKDFQWDENHIFLIMEYCGGGDLSRFIHSKRALPERMARKFLRQLACALQYMRSYDVAHMDLKPQNLLLSSRHNPVLKIADFGFAQKLHPNSEASNIRGSPLYMAPEMICCQSYDASVDLWSVGVILYETLFGEPPFKSKTFVELEAKLRSSEPIKLPPGPRVSADCRDLLIALLQRDPKQRISFEAFFIHPFIDMEHMPSSTSLQKAVGIVSEAVSLDKDGSHKEAAQLYCQAMEYFVPAVEYETDPVKKTHLRERVVEYMNRAEELKQYLKMRKECVPGKDFTSSPDQLLASFAKENRRLQEALRLAELAEIRDEHEHYEGALRQYQVALEKLLPLLNTLPKGIYRDALRSEIDRYMKRAEEIKLYLKLGRERANAMQDAEDESSKSCVIQ
- the LOC5513180 gene encoding serine/threonine-protein kinase ULK3 isoform X2 produces the protein MEYCGGGDLSRFIHSKRALPERMARKFLRQLACALQYMRSYDVAHMDLKPQNLLLSSRHNPVLKIADFGFAQKLHPNSEASNIRGSPLYMAPEMICCQSYDASVDLWSVGVILYETLFGEPPFKSKTFVELEAKLRSSEPIKLPPGPRVSADCRDLLIALLQRDPKQRISFEAFFIHPFIDMEHMPSSTSLQKAVGIVSEAVSLDKDGSHKEAAQLYCQAMEYFVPAVEYETDPVKKTHLRERVVEYMNRAEELKQYLKMRKECVPGKDFTSSPDQLLASFAKENRRLQEALRLAELAEIRDEHEHYEGALRQYQVALEKLLPLLNTLPKGIYRDALRSEIDRYMKRAEEIKLYLKLGRERANAMQDAEDESSKSCVIQ